One window of Cydia fagiglandana chromosome 19, ilCydFagi1.1, whole genome shotgun sequence genomic DNA carries:
- the LOC134674076 gene encoding odorant receptor Or1-like isoform X1 — MYQQIFNTLVYFFSSHPGDTAMKNSDCLASSIAVMKYTGVWMPDDLTHGKRMAYMVFRCVTQTVLFFFIILAEIAYVCKHRHDSERMVDAAVLLLSHLVQAVKLMTIIVRQERIKRLIALGDGPAFTHTEPKLKVQLERAVKLTGLIGNLLLWSAGVTAIFWFVVPALKDVLTLPLKITFPFDISGQYIFAVMYAYTSLSVVTCGVGDAADNFLVSGVLTLASTQVGLLHEQLLDIKADGKDGCYKKAVLCVKFHQRIVEYVEEIANIFSLPIFCQCVTSSIVVCMTVYKITITKEPVEMVTMIFYLMCVMMELMMYCYPADVLLNKSLQVSDAAYPEWSGNVKTAQVLLLTALRAQRALVVNAGGMFKISLPTAAAVVQTSYTYYALLQQKLKKE, encoded by the exons ATGTATCAACAGATTTTTAATACGCTGGTCTACTTCTTTTCCTCTCATCCTGG GGATACTGCAATGAAGAATTCCGACTGCCTCGCGTCCTCCATAGCCGTAATGAAGTACACGGGGGTGTGGATGCCGGACGACCTGACGCACGGCAAGAGAATGGCCTACATGGTGTTTAGATGCGTCACGCAAACTGTCTTGTTCTTTTTCATCATTCTGGCTGAGATCGCCTACGTGTGTAAG CACCGACACGACTCGGAGCGTATGGTAGACGCGGCTGTGTTGCTGCTGTCACATCTCGTACAAGCCGTCAAGCTGATGACAATCATCGTTCGCCAGGAAAGGATCAAGCGTCTCATCGCCTTGGGAGACG GCCCCGCCTTCACCCATACGGAGCCGAAACTCAAAGTGCAACTCGAGCGAGCGGTGAAGCTGACCGGATTGATCGGCAACCTGTTGTTGTGGTCGGCCGGCGTTACCGCCATATTCTGGTTCGTGGTGCCGGCGCTGAAGGATGTGTTGACGCTGCCGTTGAAGATAACCTTCCCTTTCGACATTAGTGGGCAGTATAT TTTCGCAGTGATGTACGCGTATACGTCGCTGAGCGTTGTAACGTGCGGCGTGGGTGACGCCGCCGATAATTTTCTTGTCTCCGGAGTGCTGACGCTTGCGTCTACGCAGGTCGGCTTGCTACACGAACAGCTATTGGATATCAAGGCTGACG GTAAAGATGGTTGTTACAAGAAAGCGGTGCTCTGCGTTAAGTTCCATCAACGAATCGTAGA GTACGTTGAAGAGATCGCGAACATATTCAGCTTGCCGATATTCTGCCAGTGCGTCACGAGCAGCATAGTCGTATGCATGACTGTTTACAAAATAACAAtt ACAAAAGAGCCAGTAGAGATGGTCACGATGATATTCTACTTGATGTGCGTTATGATGGAGCTGATGATGTATTGCTACCCTGCCGATGTACTTTTGAATAAG AGCTTGCAAGTATCGGACGCAGCGTACCCCGAATGGTCGGGCAACGTTAAGACGGCTCAGGTGCTTCTGCTGACCGCGCTGCGCGCTCAGCGAGCCTTGGTCGTCAATGCTGGCGGCATGTTCAAGATCTCTCTACCTACCGCGGCAGCT GTAGTACAAACTTCGTACACATACTACGCGCTATTGCAACAGAAGCTCAAGAAGGAATAA
- the LOC134674076 gene encoding odorant receptor Or1-like isoform X2 produces the protein MKNSDCLASSIAVMKYTGVWMPDDLTHGKRMAYMVFRCVTQTVLFFFIILAEIAYVCKHRHDSERMVDAAVLLLSHLVQAVKLMTIIVRQERIKRLIALGDGPAFTHTEPKLKVQLERAVKLTGLIGNLLLWSAGVTAIFWFVVPALKDVLTLPLKITFPFDISGQYIFAVMYAYTSLSVVTCGVGDAADNFLVSGVLTLASTQVGLLHEQLLDIKADGKDGCYKKAVLCVKFHQRIVEYVEEIANIFSLPIFCQCVTSSIVVCMTVYKITITKEPVEMVTMIFYLMCVMMELMMYCYPADVLLNKSLQVSDAAYPEWSGNVKTAQVLLLTALRAQRALVVNAGGMFKISLPTAAAVVQTSYTYYALLQQKLKKE, from the exons ATGAAGAATTCCGACTGCCTCGCGTCCTCCATAGCCGTAATGAAGTACACGGGGGTGTGGATGCCGGACGACCTGACGCACGGCAAGAGAATGGCCTACATGGTGTTTAGATGCGTCACGCAAACTGTCTTGTTCTTTTTCATCATTCTGGCTGAGATCGCCTACGTGTGTAAG CACCGACACGACTCGGAGCGTATGGTAGACGCGGCTGTGTTGCTGCTGTCACATCTCGTACAAGCCGTCAAGCTGATGACAATCATCGTTCGCCAGGAAAGGATCAAGCGTCTCATCGCCTTGGGAGACG GCCCCGCCTTCACCCATACGGAGCCGAAACTCAAAGTGCAACTCGAGCGAGCGGTGAAGCTGACCGGATTGATCGGCAACCTGTTGTTGTGGTCGGCCGGCGTTACCGCCATATTCTGGTTCGTGGTGCCGGCGCTGAAGGATGTGTTGACGCTGCCGTTGAAGATAACCTTCCCTTTCGACATTAGTGGGCAGTATAT TTTCGCAGTGATGTACGCGTATACGTCGCTGAGCGTTGTAACGTGCGGCGTGGGTGACGCCGCCGATAATTTTCTTGTCTCCGGAGTGCTGACGCTTGCGTCTACGCAGGTCGGCTTGCTACACGAACAGCTATTGGATATCAAGGCTGACG GTAAAGATGGTTGTTACAAGAAAGCGGTGCTCTGCGTTAAGTTCCATCAACGAATCGTAGA GTACGTTGAAGAGATCGCGAACATATTCAGCTTGCCGATATTCTGCCAGTGCGTCACGAGCAGCATAGTCGTATGCATGACTGTTTACAAAATAACAAtt ACAAAAGAGCCAGTAGAGATGGTCACGATGATATTCTACTTGATGTGCGTTATGATGGAGCTGATGATGTATTGCTACCCTGCCGATGTACTTTTGAATAAG AGCTTGCAAGTATCGGACGCAGCGTACCCCGAATGGTCGGGCAACGTTAAGACGGCTCAGGTGCTTCTGCTGACCGCGCTGCGCGCTCAGCGAGCCTTGGTCGTCAATGCTGGCGGCATGTTCAAGATCTCTCTACCTACCGCGGCAGCT GTAGTACAAACTTCGTACACATACTACGCGCTATTGCAACAGAAGCTCAAGAAGGAATAA
- the LOC134674149 gene encoding catalase-like, with product MDISITLGFRAMEDGLGKPIGVLTTSAGKPVEVRETVTLNTDFFNNQFFWDLQTASEHERIPERSVHARGTGAFGYFEVTNDVSKYTKADVFNGIGKRTPVVVRFSYLVQNRGGLDIVRETGALTAKFYTNEGNLDFLALSLPVFLYNSPHLFSPAAHAFKRNPKTHIVDSTARLDAVTLTPEILHQILWLLSDFGIFYGYRKMNAFPIHAYEIVNKHGDSYYVRFNFMTEQGLELLTDRAAMAFRAYDPDYATRELYDAIAAGNYPSWRLDMDIIPKSHIPKLNYNPFDMSALWRNGTYHTVTIGRLVLDRNPENNFKDVEQMAFNPGNLVPGIPGPVDDAFKVRRFSYRDAQTHRLGINHNKIERNHPKYRKTYNRDGLPPVLDNMKDAPNYYQNSFNGPVPYVDVAKPKEMASLKFKQSIDLGESSYFYNTFVNTEGKRNRMALNIANIAVNAIEETQKKALELLYLVDRDLGSRVAAALPIAEAQKLLGFPKLVLVEENPRTYDLAPMCQ from the exons ATGGATATCTCCATAACCTTGGGGTTCCGCGCCATGGAGGATGGACTGGGG AAACCTATTGGAGTGCTGACAACTTCCGCTGGCAAGCCGGTGGAGGTGCGAGAGACAGTGACTCTCAACACAGATTTCTtcaacaatcaatttttctgggACCTGCAGACTGCATCCGAACATGAGCGCATCCCGGAGCGCTCAGTGCACGCGCGGGGAACGGGCGCCTTCGGCTACTTCGAAGTTACTAACGACGTTTCCAAATACACCAAAGCGGATGTCTTTAATGGCATTGGAAAGAGAACCCCCGTTGTCGTCCGATTCTCCTATCTAGTCCAAAATCGCGGAGGCTTAGATATAGTCAGAGAGACAGGAGCTTTAACAGCCAAATTCTACACAAACGAGGGCAATTTAGATTTTCTGGCCTTATCGTTGCCAGTTTTTCTCTATAATTCTCCACATTTATTCAGTCCGGCGGCTCATGCTTTCAAAAGAAACCCTAAGACACACATTGTCGATTCTACAGCTCGTCTAGACGCCGTCACTCTTACGCCTGAAATCCTTCACCAGATATTGTGGCTGTTATCAGATTTCGGTATTTTTTATGGCTACAGGAAAATGAACGCATTTCCTATCCACGCATACGAGATCGTTAACAAACATGGCGACAGCTATTATGTGAGATTTAATTTCATGACTGAACAGGGTCTGGAGCTACTAACCGATCGAGCTGCCATGGCTTTTAGAGCTTATGACCCAGACTACGCGACCAGAGAACTGTATGATGCAATAGCCGCAGGAAACTACCCCTCTTGGAGACTAGATATGGACATCATTCCCAAGTCTCACATTCCTAAGCTTAATTACAATCCTTTCGACATGAGCGCTTTATGGAGGAATGGAACATACCATACGGTAACTATTGGACGCTTAGTTTTAGACAGAAACCCTGAGAACAACTTTAAGGATGTTGAACAAATGGCCTTTAATCCCGGAAATTTGGTGCCCGGAATACCAGGGCCGGTTGACGATGCGTTCAAAGTGCGAAGATTCTCCTACCGAGATGCTCAAACTCACCGGTTAGGAATCAACCATAATAAAATTGAACGCAATCATCCGAAGTATAGGAAGACCTACAACCGAGATGGCTTGCCGCCAGTGCTAGATAATATGAAAGATGCGCCGAATTACTATCAGAACTCTTTCAACGGCCCAGTTCCGTATGTGGACGTAGCGAAGCCTAAAGAGATGGCATCGCTTAAGTTCAAACAGTCGATAGATCTTGGAGAATCTTCTTATTTCTACAACACTTTCGTTAATACAGAAGGGAAGAGAAACAGGATGGCATTAAACATAGCCAACATAGCGGTGAACGCGATTGAAGAAACGCAAAAGAAAGCGCTCGAGCTCCTGTACCTCGTAGACCGCGATTTGGGGTCGCGCGTCGCAGCCGCGCTGCCGATCGCCGAGGCGCAGAAGCTTTTGGGGTTCCCAAAGCTCGTATTAGTTGAAGAGAATCCTAGAACATATGATTTAGCACCTATGTGCCAATAG
- the LOC134674150 gene encoding catalase-like, whose amino-acid sequence MQWLVVLVCLAIANNADGVRYLNASLDAVQRQLQEFKITHPKPIGVLTTTAGKPVEVRETVTLNTDFFNNQHFWDLQSASDQERIPERTVHARGTGAYGYFEVTNDVSKYTKADVFNGIGKRTPVVVRFSYLIQSRGGVDVVRETGALVSKFYTNEGNLDFLSLSFPVFLYNSPHLFSPLAHAFKRNPKTNILDATSRLDFVTITPETIHQILWLFSDYGVFNGYRHMNAFPIHAYELVNKHGDSYFVRFNFITEQGLELLTDRAAGALRNNDPDYSTRDLYDAIAAGNYPSWTLDIDIIPKSHIPKLNYNPFDMNALWRNGTYHTVTIGRLILNRNPDNNFKDVEQTAFNPGNLVPGIPGPVDDMYKARRFSYRDAQAYRLGINHDKIEVNQPKYRKTYNRDGVPPVLDNMKDAPNYYQNSFNGPIPYVDVAKPKEALSVKFRQSTDLGESSYFYNAYVNTEGKRKRMAANIASVMVNAVEEVQIRWLKILYLIDRDLGARVEAALPVAEAQKLSQRPRFVLVEENPKTYDLLPRCQ is encoded by the exons ATGCAGTGGTTAGTTGTGTTAGTCTGCCTTGCCATAGCAAATAATGCAGATGGAGTTCGCTACCTCAATGCCTCCTTAGACGCTGTCCAACGGCAGTTGCAGGAGTTCAAAATAACACACCCG AAACCTATTGGAGTGCTGACAACTACGGCTGGCAAACCAGTGGAGGTGCGAGAGACAGTTACCCTCAACACAGATTTCTTCAACAATCAGCATTTCTGGGACCTCCAGAGTGCATCCGATCAGGAGCGCATCCCGGAGCGCACGGTGCACGCACGAGGCACGGGCGCCTACGGCTACTTTGAAGTTACAAACGACGTCTCCAAATACACCAAAGCGGATGTCTTCAATGGCATTGGAAAGAGAACCCCCGTCGTCGTCCGATTCTCCTATCTAATCCAAAGTCGCGGAGGAGTAGATGTGGTTAGAGAGACGGGAGCCTTAGTATCCAAATTCTACACAAACGAGGGCAATTTAGATTTTCTTAGCTTATCATTCCCAGTTTTCCTCTATAATTCTCCACATTTATTTAGTCCGTTGGCTCATGCTTTCAAAAGAAACCCTAAGACAAACATTCTCGATGCTACATCTCGCTTAGACTTCGTCACTATTACGCCTGAAACTATCCACCAGATTTTGTGGTTGTTCTCTGATTACGGTGTATTTAATGGCTACAGACATATGAACGCGTTCCCTATCCACGCATACGAGCTCGTCAACAAACATGGCGACAGCTACTTTGTGAGGTTCAATTTCATAACTGAACAGGGCCTGGAGCTACTCACCGATCGAGCTGCCGGTGCTCTTAGAAATAATGACCCGGACTACTCCACCAGAGACCTTTACGACGCAATAGCCGCAGGAAACTACCCCTCTTGGACACTAGATATTGACATCATTCCGAAGTCCCACATTCCTAAGCTTAATTACAATCCTTTTGACATGAACGCTTTATGGAGGAATGGAACATACCATACGGTAACTATCGGACGTTTAATCTTAAATAGAAACCCTGATAACAACTTTAAAGATGTTGAACAAACGGCCTTCAATCCCGGAAATTTGGTGCCCGGAATACCAGGACCGGTTGACGACATGTACAAAGCGCGAAGATTTTCTTACCGAGATGCCCAGGCTTACCGGTTAGGCATCAACCATGATAAAATTGAAGTCAATCAGCCGAAATATAGGAAGACTTACAACCGAGACGGCGTGCCGCCAGTGCTGGATAATATGAAAGATGCGCCGAATTACTATCAGAACTCGTTCAACGGCCCAATTCCGTATGTGGACGTAGCGAAGCCTAAAGAGGCGCTATCGGTTAAGTTCAGACAGTCGACGGATCTTGGAGAGTCTTCTTATTTCTACAACGCGTACGTTAATACAGAGGGTAAGAGGAAACGGATGGCAGCAAATATAGCCAGCGTGATGGTGAATGCGGTTGAAGAAGTGCAGATAAGATGGCTGAAGATCTTGTACCTAATTGACCGTGACCTGGGCGCGCGCGTCGAGGCCGCGCTGCCGGTTGCTGAGGCTCAAAAGCTATCACAGCGCCCAAGATTCGTATTAGTTGAGGAGAACCCTAAAACGTATGATCTATTACCCAGGTGCCAGTAG